One window from the genome of Cryptomeria japonica chromosome 6, Sugi_1.0, whole genome shotgun sequence encodes:
- the LOC131072462 gene encoding VQ motif-containing protein 4, which translates to MDNSGGRRVLVPMQMPGANQSGGSRGEPGAYAVLQLVGFAHSPNGNTNATPTIIWSPTAGAAASPLPSPRNATTAGAAAAMESPRAQPSEAEKAQQQQQVATTFVQADTSSFKEVVQKLTGASDEKKLPITMPARYLPRSAPTSAPAAAAVQADHQQNLAPKPAFEVGPRKAAFKPQLHERRQNLRRLGINVNPSPPSPLRVNLNGRMINPPEILSPSMLDFPSLVLSPVTPLGGDPFIDCPSSTTSTTSTSASSCSLTEEDKAIAEKGFYLHPSPLHTPRGSEPELLPLFPLHSPRDSDASS; encoded by the coding sequence ATGGACAACAGTGGGGGGCGAAGAGTTCTTGTCCCAATGCAAATGCCAGGGGCGAACCAGAGCGGGGGAAGCAGGGGCGAACCAGGAGCATATGCAGTGCTGCAATTAGTGGGCTTTGCTCACTCTCCCAATGGGAATACCAATGCGACGCCCACAATTATCTGGTCGCCGACGGCGGGGGCGGCGGCTTCGCCCCTGCCCTCCCCTCGAAACGCGACGACAGCAGGAGCGGCGGCGGCGATGGAGTCTCCGCGAGCACAGCCCTCCGAGGCGGAGAAAGCCCAACAGCAGCAGCAGGTGGCCACGACCTTCGTGCAGGCGGACACATCTTCCTTCAAAGAAGTGGTGCAGAAGCTCACTGGTGCCTCGGATGAGAAGAAGCTGCCCATCACCATGCCCGCCCGTTACTTGCCGCGATCGGCCCCTACCTCGGCCCCTGCAGCCGCCGCTGTGCAGGCAGACCACCAGCAAAACCTGGCGCCCAAGCCTGCCTTCGAAGTGGGTCCGCGAAAGGCGGCGTTCAAGCCGCAGCTGCATGAGCGGCGGCAGAATTTGAGAAGGTTGGGCATCAATGTGAATCCGAGCCCGCCCTCACCCCTTAGGGTGAATCTGAACGGGCGAATGATTAACCCCCCTGAAATCTTATCGCCCTCCATGCTGGATTTCCCTTCTCTGGTTCTGAGTCCCGTGACGCCTCTGGGTGGCGATCCCTTCATTGACTGCCCTTCCTCCActacctccaccacctccacctctgcctcctccTGCTCGCTCACTGAGGAGGACAAGGCCATTGCCGAAAAGGGATTCTATTTGCACCCCTCGCCGCTCCACACGCCCCGGGGTTCTGAGCCCGAACTGCTGCCCCTCTTTCCTCTGCACTCTCCCAGGGACTCCGATGCCTCTTCTTAA